The genomic stretch GTTGCTTGTTGTCATTTGTATAGTCTTTCGAAGACAAGTTCACCTAACTTAAAGTACAAGTAATCCAAGCAAACGGTCCTCTAGTTGTACTCATGAATTTGCTCGAAGTCAATGAAATAGCTAAGGTAAACCACATCGACATAATAAGCACTTTTGTCCATAAATATGGATGTGTCAACCAAATACACGGGGTGTGACCTCAGTCCACATGCTCTATGATACAAAACTTGTGCATCACCACCATCGACCTCTATTGCCACAGTCATGTGATTTATATACAACTCCTCTAGAAATACAAATCTAGCATGAAACTCTCTAGTGTCATCCATCCCCATTTTGGCATCACCTAGGTCAACTCTTAAATAGGTCACCATCATATCCAGTGCACCAGACCTGGTGATTTTGGAGTGGTTTTAATAATTTTTTCCTGATCTGAAGATGTAGCAGGGATGACACATCATCTAGTATGATGGACATATCGTCGATCAGAAGATGAAAATAAGATGTTTTTTAGTGTTATCTCTCCACAAAAGCTAACATTATACCATGATTAATAACAGTATAATCGCGTTCCTCCGGGAAGGCGAAAGCGGAGACACCTTAACTCCGGAAGTGGACGCTTATGCATCAAATGAATTGACACCAACTAGTGGTTGCGAGGGTCTACCTCTCTCCCTACAAACAAATGCATGTTGCGACACTCTGTCGTGCCTTAATCTACCTTGGTTGTCATCCATTTTACCTATAATTAAACTAGAAAAATCATATCAAAAACCAGAACTAAATCCTAGAACTAAATCCTAGATGATAGACATGTAAAATCAAAATAAGTTAACCAGACGACAAACATGCAAAATCAAACAAGCTAACCATATGCAGACAAAATACAAAAGTGCACTTCTGTAACTCagaaaaatcaaattcaaacaaaatACAAAAGTGCACCTCAGTAAAACTTGAAACACATAAGTGACAGAAAAAGCATTTACCCCAACATGTCTTATGCTCTAAACATCAAAAAATGTTGATGCATGCCTCAATAAATTACATATTATTAATGTAATTACAACCTAAGTTATCTTAAACAACCTATTTACTAATGCACGCATcacaaataaaaaaatataggAAATTAAAAAATTTACCAAATGTGAGAAGTTGAAGCTGATAGATTGAAAGGATTGGAGTAGAGATTGAGAAAGCTCTTGAATTAGGCGCAATGTAGTAGAAAGTTTGAGAAAGATTAAAATATGATGGAAATGGAATTTCTCAAGCAcacttttttttttgtttagaGTATGCTCTAATGGAAATGAGAAAGGGAAATGTGAAGCGTTCATATCACTCAAAATCAGTCGGAGTATACTTCCGTAATTTTACGGAGATGAATCTTCATACTAATTTATGACAAAAAGAGGATGACTCACTTACAAAGTATTGTGGTTTGAACTTTTGGTACGTCCAAAAGTGCATCTCCGTATTTGAGGAGCATTTTTTATCTTTCATAGAGATGTGCAAGCACCCCTAAAGGTGCAATAACCAATCCCCTTTACTCAATCTACAACCTTGTTGATCTATGTGAAATGACAGTGTCTCAATTAGCAATTATTTCACCAAGCGCTCTACTAAGATAGGAGTATTGGCTTGTAAACTTGCGACCACATATAGGgccagtttgttttagctttaaaaaaatggattttttctttgtatttttgaaaatggattctacaaaaatatttttcaaaatattacaagtttttctaaatttattttttataaattaaaagattgaattattcattctataatataaatatacattattgaagatcaaaacatagtcaaaatcataattttttcaaaaaattgtattttaaaaatgatttttatgaaaagctatttgaaatagcttcaaaattaagtgattttttgaaaatttgatatccaaaaaaagtttcgataaaatgatgaaatacctaaaataacattttaagaataactattcaaaccaaattttcatttgaagcttttataAAAAGTCTCTTTGTAAAAATTTTTTATACtaaaatatataacactataaaaatcatttttttaaaaagtcaaaacaaacgGACCCATAGAAGGCTTCTTGCAACTACAACTAAAGTTTCAATTCGTTATAGAATTCCACATCTACACAGATGCTAGGTTTCTTTTCTTCTTCTGCAGAAAAACTGAGTATAAAACTAAAACTAGTCTACTGAGATGTTCATAGACATTTAGCACCTCAAAGTGATACTTTGGTATTGCAGCCTATACCTACGATAGACATATTAACAAGTACATGTTAAATGCTATTCATACTATCAACGTAATTGTAACTGGCTCGTGAAACTGTAGATACAAATACAAGTCTTCCTACGAAACAGTTACCTCGTAATTTTGAAATGGAAAGTTGAGATCTATATAATTAATCCTTCAACATATTTCATAAAACATAATTACTCCAAAAGACAATTTTTTTAGGAGATTTATGAACCTTCAATGTTCCATTATATTGTCCTCTTTCGCCTATTTTTATCAGGAAGTCAAATTTTTAGGTACATGCTTCCTTTCTGTTCTGTATATATACATGTCTCTGTGATGAGTCCATCATATCAGTGCTTCAAAAGCATGGCTTCCATCTCCCTCTTCCTTGCGGCATGTTTTAGTTTCTCCAATGCAACAAGTCCAACTTGCCTTACTCTTTCTCTCGACAAACCTTTCCTGTAGATATAATATAACACATGAGTCATTGAAATTAAAGAAACTCAAATGATCTCTTAAGTAAAAGAAGCAACAGAATGTCGCAGATGAACTCACCGTTTACTTATGTCTTCCCACGTAAGACATTCTTTATCCAGTCCATAATAAAGACGAACAATTTCTCTCTCTCGTTCCACAAGGGTCGCATTAATGAGTCCGTTCACTTCCTCCTGTAAATATTTACAAGTGGTATTATTATTTATGAGAGTTTAGAACATGAAATACTGCAATTTAAATTTCATGAAACATAAAACAGATAAGCTATTATATTAACATTATCATTATCATTTCAAGAAAAAAGTATGTAATATAGTTTATGGTCTATAAAACCACCCTTTCTAATACATCGGTTTTGGTTTTTGATGCTTATTATCATCCCGGCGTAATAAAATACTCCACCATTAAATTTACACACACATGCTTAAAGAATGATTGATATAAAGAGCATTGCAGAATAGAAGCAGAAGGCATTCAAACAATCTTTGGCTTTCAGCAATGAAATGCTTATGCTCTGCAATCAAGACAGGTTAATTCATATATTTTCCTTTATTACCTTTAGAGCCCACTCATCTACTCCATTCCATGGGATGTTCTCAAGTCGTTTATCTGCAATGTACTGTGAGTAAAAAGATGAAAAGAGTGAGACAGTTAATATTTTGGGGGAAAAATCGAAGGAATGGGCAAAGATCTTGATATAGAAAAAAGTATTATGTAACACTTACACTATGATGAGTGTCTCCTGGAAGGCCGTTCAGAGAGGGGAATGGCTCCCTATCAAGGGAGAAAACTTTGCTGGTAGCCTGCAAAACATATATATAGATgtttaaaaaatgaaaaatagCCAATAGCATATCAAATTTAATTGTATGTGGTTCATGTAACTCTCAATGATTTTGTTACCTCAGTAGCATTTCTAACTTTCTTTTGAGATATATTAAGGCATTTTGCAATTTTCTGCAAAATAAGGAAACAGTTAAGGCATGCTTACTTTAAAACTTTTTAAATAGTGATAAAGATTGCAGTTGCTTTTTTGTTGTACATTTAGCTGACTTACATCAATAGCTGGAGTGACTCCTCTCTCTTTGAGTCTATTCTGGGCATTGCGGATCAAAGATAACCTCTCATGCAAAAAAATTGGCAATCTTAATGTTCTTGAGTTCTCAACTAGAGCTCTTGAAACACCCTGTCACCAGAAAAAAAATTATTTAGGGACACAGCTCAGACAAATTTTAGTTGCAAAATTCCCTAGTGCTGAGTTCTCAGAACACTGTTATGTACTATTCCAAAActaacaaaaacaaaaacaagattaaatgatgcagaaaatgAATTCTCTCAACCTAAAATTATGCAGAAATTATGGCTGCAAGAGATTAACGATGATTATAAAATAGAAGCTATGTGGTAAAAAATTGAAAACAGCATTATTTTACAGAAATTACTTAAAGAGATTTCAAGAAAGTATTTTCCCATCTACCATCTTTGTATCCGCAGAGGTATAAAATGGTGAATTTAAGACAATTTCTATTTAAAGAACAAGATGTCTAACAAGAAGCCATACAAAAAAGCATGTTTGGAAAATTCTCAGAAATGTAGACCTCACCTGCCGTATCCACCAATAAACATAAGTTGAAATCTTGCACCCTTTTGAAGAGTCAAATTTTTCAATCCCGCGAAGTAGTCCAATTAAACCACCCTATAGAGAAAACAAGGTGAATGTGGAGTGATTAAAAACAGAGGAAGAAATCAAGCTAACAAGATATATGAAGTTCAAACAAAGATGTATAAAGTACTTGGACAAGGTCAGCCATTTCAGCTCCCATATTATCATATCTTTGAGCAATGGACATAACTAAGCGAACATTGCTCATAGTCAACTTTTCTCTTGCTAAAGAGCACTCTATTATTTTAGCTCGTAGTTCAGCTCGGGAAATCTTCAACGAAGTTGCAACTTGATCATCAGAAGGTTCACATCCTAATCTTTCCTTCAGTCTGAAACTCAAGtaataatatttaaaaatagTGAGATTTCAAAAGATCCCTTAGCTTGCTGCATTTTTCAAGTATCTAAGAAAATCAGTCACTaatgaaaaccacaaaaataaAAGCATATTGTTGATGATTTGTTTGAATTGTAGACAAAAGCAACAATGCATAGAATTACCTGGATTTATGGTCATCTAAGGAAAGGCCAGCTTTTATTTTCCCAGATAGCTTTACAACTTCAGCATGAGAGAGCAATTCCTCACTCACTACACCTTTTACATAGCCCTTCAAACGATTTTGAATCAGTTCCGGACAGATTATGGACCTCAGCTGCATCATTGCTGAAGCACTTTTGGAAGTGATCTTCCTCTTGATATTTATTCTTCTTTGCCTTGCAGACACACCAGAACAAGTGACTGGCAGCTTCCTCCGGATTTTTTCCCTCCTCGAATTATGGATCAACACTTCCCCTTCAAAAGAAAGACCCCATTGCTTTTCCAGCATTGACTTCTGCAGCAAAAGAAGAGCCTCCAAAGAATAATTTTCAATGCCAGAGGTTTCCACCTCTAAGTCAATAGAACTGTATACCTGAAACTGTTGTTCTCTATCAGCAACAACGTGTTCCTTAAGAGCTTTGATGGAGTGATTCTGCCTTTCAGAAGGTGGAAAAGTTGGAGTGTATTTTGATGATTTCTTAGCAAGAATTAGAGATTTAGAAGGAGGGAGGTGATACTGTGTGGAGGCAAAGTCAGAGGCATGAGAAAACTTTTCTACGATATCTGAGTAATGGTAAGATGAACTCAATAGCCTCTTTCCTCCACTCAGTCCAATAACTGCTGCAGTAgccattattattattattattattattattattattattattattattataccATCAAATTTACCAATGATTCTTAACGGTTTCAACTGCACTTATTGCTTTCAGAAACTTCCCAAGCGCTGATTGATAAACACACACAAAAATCATTCAGAGTTTCAACAAGAAAAAATGCAAGTAACAAATGAAAACCTAATGTACATCAGAAAATTTGAATACAAAGAATTATAAAAGCTGAAAAGAAAGTAAATGGATGGAGAATACCTTAAAATGTTGCAGCTTTGAAGAATGAAgattgtttaaaaataaaatgtATAGTTGAGCAATTTAGAACCACCAAATCAGCTAGCTATCCACCTGCACACTCACAAAACTGTTGGTGTTGCTGCAAGTTTTCTCAcctttttaatttatttattattattattattattattattattattattattattattattattattattattattattaataataataataataatattgaAATACAGTGGAAGTTAAATTTGGTTACGAGAAAGAAAGGTAAGAGAAAAATGTAAAGATAAAGATATGGAAACAAAGAGATGTTATTGGTTGGAGCAGATATGGGGACGGGACTTGTGTGGTGTGTGATGCATAATGTTTCTCTGCTCTCTTTCTTCCACGTTCCCTTTCGATTccacttttttttttttttaatgttttttaacataacttattttcttttattctaataataaaaataacaaatTCTCTTAAATTCGAAAACTCTAATCTAtaactgaaattctagttatcagactttgaatgtcacactggttgttatgacattcaattctgcacagacagggattatgcagaacttaacagtaagtgcagtaaataacacaaatAATTGTTCAtccagttcagtccaacatgacctacatctgggggctaccaagccagggaggaaattcactattagtagtatcaattcaaagctaaactcacccgtttacaacttatcacttaatccctacccaatgcaatttcaatcttaacctaagatcagagttcctactcactccccctcaatcacctcagtgattactatctttaaacaatattaaagacaagttgaagtcacacttcaaacaactcttgattgtgcttcacagctttaatcaagatacacagcactcacgcttaaaagctttgagtgacacaacacttacaactcaatgaacaccctatgccaaagctatcatctacttgataatggcttggcttacaagatacgtctaatacaagactcacaaaaatacagcagtgaagtatgatggacacacaaaatcttcacgcctcaaaatccctgaaactgaatgaaggaacgccttccttttatattgcagtatcccctgggcttttgcacctgtattctcctgaatttaaggtcacacaagttcccataaattcaacatttaggttactaacaaataggctatttgttaggttcattgaatgtagattggttgttgatttcctggtttttctctaagctgttgacttcctgaagaatagcctgagaaaaagctgaaacagaaaactgaacaacctacaatatagcatatgctgtcaggcatgaatgtcacgacattcagcttgacatcaaggtccatatgctgagtctgtttttccagaaaatagactgtacaattttgctgacctgtacatgatcaaaatgaccatactacagtgacagcttacattaataaatgtcaaagtgtccaacttaacatttagacaattggccttaagttagttatgttattcttttgaagaacaaactaagttacatgctgaagtatagcagaacaccactctgtctaatcttcagcagctgctgtcaatgatgaatgtcataacatccagtttgacattcagtcagtaggccttatgccaggtctggtctttccttgataaccagactggaaataaatactaagttctaacagaacacctgctgttctattctttagtatctgttgacaggtatgaatgtcacagcatccagtttgacattcaataaatcctgtgttagctagtcctgcagtaactacactgtagtcacacatacatgtcatgacatcagtcaagacattagtaaccatctagtgttttaccatataatgcagccaattaaacacctacaaactccccctttggcaaatttttggctaaaacactttgatccccataacagagttcatggcagcggaatcacacacctagcaggaaataatactagctaatacacacagagtggcagcacactcacacacatggaagttaaataaaaactttACACAGCCgcacacacatacagaagttaactctaaacttcaacacacagtagctgcaggggaggaagttaaataaaaacttcacacacataGCAGCAtacaaacatacaaacagaagctaaatacacacttcatcacacataagctgcagtagaggaaaacttcaatctgtcagaatgagaacctgttttaacaaagtttaacaaagtaaacttctgttgtcttggggtatcacttgtcactccccctttttgtcaaaaatgttgccaaagcaacactttaaattacagatcCACAAATAGTAATTAGAGTTATACAAATGACAGAAAACACTGAAAGACAAGTATTTAATCCTCAGCTTCATCATCAGCTTCCTCTTCAAAGCTggcctcctcctcctcctcctcctcagaacTTTGCTTATCAGTTCCATCCGTGTCCTCAGCAGAAGTCTCCAATTGCAAGATGAGCTTTTCTAGAGCATGCTTTCtagcctccagctctttgcaGGTCTCTTTGAGAACTGCAATAACATCAGCTTTGTCTGGTTGGTTGTCAGCTTTGGATGTTTCTCCTGACGTCaagacaatgtcagggacatgcttgcccaggaacaatttgtagctgaaagccaatggactctctcttcttctcacaaagtcattatctgtcaggatatgtggaaattgattcagcacaattccacatatgagagatggaaaggcaatgggtcccttcacactaaaactcccagcatgcttcattgtctgatcaaagatgtacgtgccatagtccacctttgtcttggttcccactgcatagatgaacttccctaatgccacagacacagttgacttgtgattagtgggtacccagttggctgctcCAACTTTGTGAAGTATTGCATACTTAACACTTAGTTGGCTGGCTAccagcttccctttgagaggccatttctagacttgctttgctgtgatgacttgacagatagtgttgtc from Lathyrus oleraceus cultivar Zhongwan6 chromosome 7, CAAS_Psat_ZW6_1.0, whole genome shotgun sequence encodes the following:
- the LOC127103290 gene encoding RNA polymerase sigma factor sigA, with the translated sequence MATAAVIGLSGGKRLLSSSYHYSDIVEKFSHASDFASTQYHLPPSKSLILAKKSSKYTPTFPPSERQNHSIKALKEHVVADREQQFQVYSSIDLEVETSGIENYSLEALLLLQKSMLEKQWGLSFEGEVLIHNSRREKIRRKLPVTCSGVSARQRRINIKRKITSKSASAMMQLRSIICPELIQNRLKGYVKGVVSEELLSHAEVVKLSGKIKAGLSLDDHKSRLKERLGCEPSDDQVATSLKISRAELRAKIIECSLAREKLTMSNVRLVMSIAQRYDNMGAEMADLVQGGLIGLLRGIEKFDSSKGCKISTYVYWWIRQGVSRALVENSRTLRLPIFLHERLSLIRNAQNRLKERGVTPAIDKIAKCLNISQKKVRNATEATSKVFSLDREPFPSLNGLPGDTHHSYIADKRLENIPWNGVDEWALKEEVNGLINATLVEREREIVRLYYGLDKECLTWEDISKRKGLSRERVRQVGLVALEKLKHAARKREMEAMLLKH